In Deinococcus psychrotolerans, the genomic window TCCACGGACGATGTGGTAACGCACGCCGGGCAAGTCCTTGACACGTCCGCCGCGAATCAGCACCACGCTGTGCTCCTGAAGGTTGTGGCCTTCGCCGGGGATGTATGCGGTGACTTCAAAACCGCTGGACAGGCGCACGCGGGCAATTTTACGCAGCGCCGAGTTGGGCTTTTTGGGGGTGGTGGTCTTGACGACGGTGCAAACGCCGCGCCGGAAAGGGCTGCCTTTGAGGGCGGGAACTTTGCTCTTTTTTTGCAAAGTGGTGCGCCCCTTGCGGAGCAGCTGTTGGGTAGTGGGCAGAGTAAATCACTCCTCAGTGGGTGGCTGGCGCTGCCTTGCTGCTCGGCAGGCGCTAGGGCTTGAACAGTGCTCCGGCGCGGTCAAACGTGCACCGAAGTCGTGGCTTTAAAACTGTGCGAGCGTGGTCAGCGTTCACGCCGCGCATCCGCAGAAACTTTGACGGGTTAAAAATCAGCCGCGAAGTTTCCAACCGGAGCATCTTAGCGCTCTTGTGCAGCGCGGCGCAAGGGTAAAAACTCGCAATTGAGCCGCCGAGTCGCCGTCAAGACAGTTGAGAAAGCAATGCCGCTTCCCGTTCTGCACTCGGCCCCGTGCCCTCAACGCCGCTTTGCTTGGCCCAGGCCAGCGTGTCCCGCGCCGTGTCGGAGAGGGGGCGCAGCTTGAGGCCCGCCGCTTTGGCCCGCACAGGCTCGATATTGAGAATAGGTTCGCGGTGCGAGTAGATGGGCCAGCTCTCCCCTGCCGCGAGGCGTTGCTGATCGGCCTGCGAAATCCAATGCCAATCGGGATGAGCGTCCACGCCCGCTGAGACTCCAGCGAGAAAAGCGGCAAACGTTATCGGCTCACCCACTGCGTTGAAGATGCCCGGTGTATGGTGCTCCAGCAGATGCGCCACGAACGCTGCCAAGTCGCGGGCGTCTATTACCTGAGTGATGTCCTGACCGTCGCCGGGAGCCAGCGCTGCCCCGCTGCTCTCCGCCCGCAGCACCCAGTAGGTGAAACGCCCAGTGTGATCGAACGGCCCCGCCACCAATCCGGGGCGTATGGTGGTGGCCCGCTCGCCGTAGATCCGCTGCACTTGCGCTTCACAGACCACTTTGAGCGCTCCGTAGTCGGCTTGAATGTTCTCGCTTTTAGAGTCTTCCAAGACGGCCAAGGCTGAATCTTCGGTGATCGGCCCGCTCTGTCCGTCTGCATAAACACTGACGGTGGAAATAAAGAGATAGCGTTTCACGGCGTCTTTGAGGAGTTCAGCGCTCTGGGTCACCACGCGGGGCACGTAGCCGCTGACATCCAAGCAGGCGTCCCAGGTGCGGCCCGTGAGAGCGCTCAAATCGCCCGCGTCTCTATCGCCGCGCAGCCGCTCCACTTCCGGCGGCAGGTCGTCGTCGGTTTGCCCGCGCGTCAGGATGCTCACGCGGTGGCCACGCCCGAGGAGTTCTAGGACTATTTGCCGCCCCACGAAGCGGGTGCCGCCCAATACCAAGAAGTTCATGGCTTTAGGCTAAGGCATGCCTGCACCTTCTTTGCCTCCCTTTTTTGTTGGCATCACCCCGCCGCCCGAACTCACGGCCCGTGTACTGGCCTGGCAAGCCAAACTGGAACACGTCATCACCGTGCCGCACGTGACCTTGCTGGCTCCTGCCGCGCTGCCCCAAAAGCGTTGGCAAAGCGTGGCCGCAGCGGTGGCTGAGCGCCAGACCGCCGCGCCCGTCACTCTTGGGCGCGTGGACTTTTTCGGCTCGCGGGTAATTTTTTTGTCGGTGGACGCGCCCGCTTTGCACGAGCTTCACCGCAACCTGGTGAGCGAACTGGGCCAAGCACCCGGCGATTTTGCTTTGGAGAACTACCACCCGCACCTGACTTTGGCGCTGGAGTGGCGCAGCCTCAACGTGACTTGGAAGCAGGCCATCGAAAGCGCTCAGCAGGAGTTCAGCGATCTGGAAACTCAGCCGCTGGCGTTCACGGCTTCTCAGTTGGTGCTGTTTGGCAAAGACCGAGCGGGGCAGTCATATACCGAGCGGCAACGCTTTGACCTCAACCTGACTTGAGCGTTTCTTCATTTTGATTCGTCCAGCTTAATTCGAGCTTGACAATTACGCCAACACCGTAATAATACCAGTATGGATAACCTCTTGAAGAAAGCGGGCGCGATGACCGCGCACTTGGAACTGTTTCAGCACATGCTTCATTTGCGCGGCCTGTTGCAACTCGCCGCCCACATGGAGGAGCGCGGCGATAGGGTCACGATGGTCTCGCCCGACAACATCACCTTGATCGGCGCGGGGATGGAGAGCGCCAGCACCGTGACGACCACCAAAGGCGCGGAGATCGAGTCGGCCAGCGCGTACAGCGTGCTGCGCGGCCTTAAGGGTCACGACGCGCCCGAATACGCCGTGACCCGCGAAGAACTCAAAGCCCTCAATGCCCGCGCCGTGTCTGAGCTGGAAGCCAGCGACGCCATGCGGGCTTTTGGCGAAACTTTGGGCCGCATCTCGGGTGTCTCTACGACCAACGCGCCCGCTGCCAACGTTCCTGCGGCCACTGCGCCCACCGCCAGCACCCCCGCGCCGACAGAAACCACCGCCGAGCGCCCCAACCGCACCCGGCGTGGCGCGGAAGAAACCAGCAGCGAAGCGCCCGCCGCTTAAAGGTTAGCCCGACGTTTGGCTCCGCTCCCACCAATTGGGAAGCGGGGCTCATTTTTTTTGGTCTTCCACGGGCGTATGCTGGCTCAACGCGAACTGAAGTCTTTTCAATCCAAGTTCTACCGCCGCACCTCAAATCCGTGAGGCAGGGTGGTCATTCCCACTTCTTTGGCGTGGAGGGCACATGACGCAGGGCAAAAGCGAAACCGCTCCAACTTCTGTGGATTATCTGGTGATCGGCGCGGGTTCAGGCGGCTGTGTGGTCGCGGCGCGGCTGAGCGAAGACGCCCAAACGCGGGTGCTGCTCCTCGAAGCGGGCGTGCCGGACGAAGCGCCGGAAATCGGCATTCCGGCGGCTTTTGCCAAACTGTTCAAGTCGCCGCTGGATTGGAACTACGAAACGCAGCCGCAGCCGCATCTGTCCGGGCGCAAATTGTACTGGCCACGCGGCAAGATGCTCGGCGGCTCGAGCAGCATCAACGCGATGGTCTACATTCGCGGCAACCGCGCCGACTACGACGCTTGGGCCGGGGCGGGCAATTCGGGCTGGAGCTACGACGAAGTGCTGCCGTATTTCATCAAGGCCGAGGACAACGAAAACGGCGCGGGTGCGTTTCACGGCGCGGGCGGGCCGCTGCACGTCGAGAACCGACGGTACACCCACGAGATTTGCGACGCCATCACGGCCGGTTTTGAGGAAATCGGCTTCCCGGCCAATAGTGACTTCAACGGCGAGTCGCAAGAAGGCGTCGGGCGCTATCAGGTCACTCAGAAAAGCGGGGTGCGGCATTCGGTGGCCAGCGCTTACCTCAAACCGGCTCTGGCACGGCCCAATCTGGAAGCCCGCACTGGAGCGCATGTCACCCGCATTGTGCTGGAAGGCGGGCGAGCGGTGGGGGCCGAGTACCTCAGCGGCGAGCAGTTGCACACGGTTCGGGCCGAGCGGGGCGTAATTCTGGCGGCGGGAGCGATCACCAGCCCGCACCTGCTGATGCTTTCGGGCATTGGCGAGCGCCGGGAACTGGAAGCGGCAGGGATCGAAGTGCTGCACGACCTCCCAGGCGTGGGCCAGAACTTGCAAGACCACCTGTTTGTGCCGCTGGTTTACGAAACCCAGACGGTGAGCCTCAAAGACGCCACCAGCGAAGCCAATTTCGCGCTGTACAT contains:
- the rpsL gene encoding 30S ribosomal protein S12; translation: MPTTQQLLRKGRTTLQKKSKVPALKGSPFRRGVCTVVKTTTPKKPNSALRKIARVRLSSGFEVTAYIPGEGHNLQEHSVVLIRGGRVKDLPGVRYHIVRGSLDTQGVKDRNKSRSKYGTKKPKAGAAAAGAKKK
- a CDS encoding NAD-dependent epimerase/dehydratase family protein encodes the protein MNFLVLGGTRFVGRQIVLELLGRGHRVSILTRGQTDDDLPPEVERLRGDRDAGDLSALTGRTWDACLDVSGYVPRVVTQSAELLKDAVKRYLFISTVSVYADGQSGPITEDSALAVLEDSKSENIQADYGALKVVCEAQVQRIYGERATTIRPGLVAGPFDHTGRFTYWVLRAESSGAALAPGDGQDITQVIDARDLAAFVAHLLEHHTPGIFNAVGEPITFAAFLAGVSAGVDAHPDWHWISQADQQRLAAGESWPIYSHREPILNIEPVRAKAAGLKLRPLSDTARDTLAWAKQSGVEGTGPSAEREAALLSQLS
- a CDS encoding 2'-5' RNA ligase family protein, whose product is MPAPSLPPFFVGITPPPELTARVLAWQAKLEHVITVPHVTLLAPAALPQKRWQSVAAAVAERQTAAPVTLGRVDFFGSRVIFLSVDAPALHELHRNLVSELGQAPGDFALENYHPHLTLALEWRSLNVTWKQAIESAQQEFSDLETQPLAFTASQLVLFGKDRAGQSYTERQRFDLNLT
- a CDS encoding multidrug DMT transporter — its product is MDNLLKKAGAMTAHLELFQHMLHLRGLLQLAAHMEERGDRVTMVSPDNITLIGAGMESASTVTTTKGAEIESASAYSVLRGLKGHDAPEYAVTREELKALNARAVSELEASDAMRAFGETLGRISGVSTTNAPAANVPAATAPTASTPAPTETTAERPNRTRRGAEETSSEAPAA
- a CDS encoding GMC family oxidoreductase, encoding MTQGKSETAPTSVDYLVIGAGSGGCVVAARLSEDAQTRVLLLEAGVPDEAPEIGIPAAFAKLFKSPLDWNYETQPQPHLSGRKLYWPRGKMLGGSSSINAMVYIRGNRADYDAWAGAGNSGWSYDEVLPYFIKAEDNENGAGAFHGAGGPLHVENRRYTHEICDAITAGFEEIGFPANSDFNGESQEGVGRYQVTQKSGVRHSVASAYLKPALARPNLEARTGAHVTRIVLEGGRAVGAEYLSGEQLHTVRAERGVILAAGAITSPHLLMLSGIGERRELEAAGIEVLHDLPGVGQNLQDHLFVPLVYETQTVSLKDATSEANFALYMSDQQGMLCSNIAETGGFMKSDSALDAPDLQFHNGAALFVDHGFLELDGHHFTLLPSLVAPKSRGRIRLASADPQAQPLIEPDYLSDEADMNVLLRGMRLARQVGESEALSAYRTREAMPGAEVQSDDDLREYIRAQAMTIYHPVGTCKMGHDDLAVVDERLKVRGLEGLWVADASIMPSVVRGNTNAPTIMIAEKAAEFIQAERGSAAQQASPKQEAVSADD